A section of the Desulfomicrobium apsheronum genome encodes:
- the pnp gene encoding polyribonucleotide nucleotidyltransferase, protein MAAFQTTRRTIPMGDSEIIIEHGKLALQASGAVTVQWGDTVVLVTATHQALDRVVDFLPLTCNYQEMLYSAGRVPGNYFRREVGRPSEHETLTSRLMDRPIRPLFPKGCTNEIQVIATVISSDKERSADILAMLGASTALHISEIPFAGPIAAIRVGYRDGQFLLNPTASELATSQLNMILAGSRDAVVMVEGGAQFLSEDIMTEAVAWGHAQLGPLLDVQEELRKELGREKFTVTPPAEDAELIAVVAELATAPLTEALAVPGKMDRRDAKKKVKQNLMEALVAKFAETPERVRGVGEIMEKLEKKIVRQRIMKDKIRIDGRDLTTVRPLIMEVGFLPRTHGSAIFTRGETKALCTCTLGSTRDEQRIETLAGDTSRRFLMHYNFPPYSVGEARMLRAPGRREIGHGALSERALNPVLPAPDAFPFTIRVVSDIMESNGSSSMASVCGGTLALMDAGVPIKTPIAGIAMGLIKEGDEYLVLTDILGDEDHLGDMDFKVAGSRDGVTSIQMDIKIAGIPAEVMQKALHQAKDARVNILDQMEALIAAPRGELSKFAPQMDIVHISQDKIREVIGPGGKNIKAICEATSADIDIDDSGKISIFAPDSTSLAKAREMVLYYDQKAELNKDYDGIVKKIMDFGAFIEILPGLEGLCHISQLARDRVNVVTDVVQEGDAIRVRVIDIEPSGRIKLSRKAIILEELGEEPEPVQPRSDRPRNDRPRGGDRGGDRGGPRRR, encoded by the coding sequence ATGGCAGCTTTTCAGACCACAAGACGCACCATTCCCATGGGCGACAGTGAAATCATCATCGAACACGGCAAGCTCGCGCTCCAGGCCAGCGGCGCCGTGACCGTGCAGTGGGGCGACACCGTCGTTCTGGTCACGGCCACCCACCAGGCCCTGGACCGGGTCGTGGATTTTCTTCCCCTGACCTGCAACTATCAGGAAATGCTCTATTCCGCAGGCCGCGTTCCCGGCAACTACTTCCGCCGCGAAGTGGGCCGCCCCAGCGAACACGAGACCCTGACCTCCCGGCTCATGGACCGTCCCATCCGTCCGCTCTTCCCCAAGGGCTGCACCAACGAGATCCAGGTCATCGCCACGGTCATCTCCTCGGACAAGGAGCGCTCCGCCGACATCCTGGCCATGCTCGGCGCTTCCACGGCCCTGCACATCTCCGAGATCCCCTTTGCCGGACCCATCGCGGCCATCCGCGTGGGCTACCGCGACGGGCAGTTCCTCTTGAACCCCACGGCATCCGAGCTCGCCACAAGCCAGTTGAACATGATCCTGGCCGGTTCGCGCGACGCGGTGGTCATGGTCGAAGGCGGGGCCCAGTTCCTGTCCGAAGACATCATGACCGAAGCCGTGGCCTGGGGCCACGCCCAGCTTGGTCCCCTGCTTGATGTTCAGGAAGAGCTGCGCAAGGAACTTGGCAGAGAGAAGTTCACGGTCACTCCCCCGGCCGAGGACGCAGAACTGATCGCCGTCGTGGCCGAACTCGCCACCGCGCCCCTGACCGAGGCCCTGGCAGTGCCCGGCAAGATGGACCGCCGCGATGCCAAGAAGAAGGTCAAGCAGAATCTGATGGAAGCCCTGGTAGCCAAATTTGCCGAAACACCCGAACGCGTCAGGGGTGTCGGCGAGATCATGGAAAAGCTGGAAAAGAAGATCGTTCGCCAGCGCATCATGAAGGACAAGATCCGCATCGACGGCCGCGACCTGACCACGGTCCGCCCCCTGATCATGGAAGTGGGTTTCCTGCCCCGCACCCACGGATCGGCCATCTTCACGCGCGGCGAAACCAAGGCCCTGTGCACATGCACCCTTGGCAGCACCCGCGACGAGCAGCGCATCGAGACCCTGGCCGGCGACACGTCCAGACGTTTCCTCATGCACTACAATTTCCCGCCCTACAGCGTGGGTGAAGCGCGCATGCTGCGTGCTCCCGGACGCCGCGAAATCGGCCACGGCGCCCTGTCCGAACGGGCCCTGAATCCCGTCCTGCCTGCGCCGGACGCCTTCCCGTTCACCATCCGCGTCGTCTCCGACATCATGGAATCGAACGGGTCGTCCTCCATGGCATCCGTCTGCGGCGGCACCCTGGCACTCATGGACGCGGGCGTGCCCATCAAGACTCCCATCGCTGGCATCGCCATGGGGCTCATCAAGGAAGGCGACGAGTATCTGGTCCTGACCGACATTCTCGGTGACGAAGACCATCTCGGCGACATGGACTTCAAGGTCGCGGGCTCCCGTGACGGCGTGACCTCCATCCAGATGGACATCAAGATCGCGGGCATCCCGGCCGAAGTCATGCAGAAAGCCCTGCATCAGGCCAAGGACGCACGCGTGAACATCCTCGACCAGATGGAAGCGCTCATCGCCGCGCCCAGAGGCGAGCTGTCCAAATTTGCACCGCAGATGGACATCGTACACATCTCCCAGGACAAGATCCGCGAAGTCATCGGACCCGGCGGCAAGAACATCAAGGCCATCTGCGAAGCCACGAGCGCCGACATCGATATCGACGATTCGGGCAAGATCTCCATCTTCGCTCCGGATTCGACTTCCCTGGCCAAAGCCCGGGAAATGGTCCTCTACTACGACCAGAAGGCCGAGCTGAACAAGGACTACGACGGAATCGTCAAGAAGATCATGGACTTTGGCGCCTTCATCGAAATCCTGCCCGGACTTGAGGGCCTGTGTCACATCTCCCAGCTTGCCCGCGACCGGGTCAACGTAGTGACGGATGTGGTTCAGGAAGGCGACGCCATCCGCGTCCGGGTCATCGACATCGAACCTTCCGGACGCATCAAGCTCAGCCGCAAGGCCATCATTCTGGAAGAACTGGGTGAAGAACCCGAACCGGTTCAGCCCCGCTCCGACCGCCCGCGCAACGACCGTCCGCGAGGCGGCGACCGAGGCGGAGACCGCGGTGGACCACGTCGTCGTTAA
- a CDS encoding VanZ family protein, with protein sequence MRENTVISLHKFFWAAYVLALIVGSLVPVAISGAPEQSDKVVHFLAYALMAFFWPSSWRRSWLSEFCLAGGLGLLLEFGQGVLPTGRFLDPWDALANAVGAGVGAVAAFAWSRSARRNLFKSLRRKA encoded by the coding sequence ATGCGTGAAAATACGGTCATCTCCCTGCACAAATTTTTCTGGGCGGCCTACGTGCTCGCCCTCATCGTGGGTTCCCTGGTTCCGGTGGCCATTTCCGGTGCACCGGAACAAAGCGACAAGGTTGTTCATTTCCTGGCTTATGCCCTGATGGCGTTTTTTTGGCCTTCGTCCTGGAGGCGGTCCTGGCTGTCGGAGTTCTGTCTTGCCGGCGGGCTTGGATTGCTGCTTGAATTCGGACAGGGTGTCCTGCCCACGGGGCGGTTTCTTGATCCGTGGGACGCTTTGGCCAACGCCGTGGGCGCAGGAGTCGGCGCAGTCGCGGCTTTCGCGTGGTCCCGATCTGCGAGGCGAAACTTGTTTAAAAGTCTGAGGCGCAAGGCATGA
- the lpxB gene encoding lipid-A-disaccharide synthase — protein sequence MTNTPTIWINAGETSGDLHGQLLVQALRDQCPDAKFLGMAGPAMREEGVEARLRTEALSVMGFTEVLAQLPKIMGLLRTLESQLTTSRPDVVVVIDAPDFHFRVARIAQRLGIPVVYYISPKLWAWREGRVAFLRRHIDRLVSILPFEVEFYARHGMSIDYVGHPLLDSIRTPRIMNVRRHDNRIGILPGSRKREITSLLPIFSRAAALLAARYPDLEFVLPVAPGMDRELITSCWISKTPVTLIESSTRYELMRSCRAIMAASGTATLETALLEVPTAVAYRFSPLTYLLGRMLVKVPFISLPNLILGEPVFPEFLQNDANPSALAAAVAQWIEDTPSRARVLDRLGTLPSLLGNGGAAERAAKIVLDTMHRP from the coding sequence ATGACAAATACGCCCACCATCTGGATAAACGCCGGTGAAACTTCCGGTGACCTGCATGGCCAGCTTCTGGTCCAGGCCCTGCGCGACCAGTGCCCGGACGCCAAATTCCTGGGCATGGCCGGACCGGCCATGCGTGAAGAAGGAGTTGAAGCCAGACTGCGCACAGAGGCCCTGTCGGTCATGGGTTTCACCGAGGTCCTGGCACAGTTGCCCAAAATCATGGGCCTCTTGCGGACCCTTGAAAGTCAGCTGACAACGTCCCGTCCAGACGTGGTGGTGGTCATCGACGCCCCGGATTTTCACTTCCGTGTGGCCCGAATCGCCCAGCGCCTGGGCATTCCCGTCGTCTATTACATCAGCCCCAAGCTCTGGGCCTGGCGGGAGGGGCGGGTTGCGTTCCTGCGCCGCCATATCGACCGCCTGGTCTCCATTCTCCCGTTTGAAGTCGAATTCTACGCCCGTCACGGCATGTCCATCGACTATGTCGGCCACCCCCTGCTCGACTCCATCAGAACGCCCCGGATCATGAATGTCCGTCGCCACGACAACCGCATCGGCATCCTTCCCGGCAGCCGCAAGCGAGAAATCACGTCCCTGCTGCCCATTTTCTCCCGCGCCGCCGCCCTGCTGGCCGCCCGCTATCCGGATCTGGAATTCGTGCTGCCCGTGGCTCCTGGCATGGACCGGGAACTGATCACCAGCTGCTGGATCTCGAAAACTCCGGTCACCCTGATCGAAAGCTCCACCCGTTACGAACTCATGCGCTCCTGCCGGGCCATCATGGCCGCGTCGGGCACCGCGACGCTGGAAACGGCCCTGCTTGAAGTGCCCACCGCCGTGGCCTACAGATTTTCCCCCCTTACCTATCTTTTGGGGCGCATGCTGGTGAAGGTGCCTTTCATCTCCCTGCCGAATCTCATCCTGGGCGAACCCGTCTTCCCGGAATTCCTACAAAACGATGCCAACCCTTCGGCCCTGGCCGCCGCCGTAGCGCAATGGATCGAAGACACGCCGTCCCGGGCCCGCGTCCTCGATCGGCTCGGCACCCTGCCGTCCCTGCTCGGCAACGGAGGAGCCGCTGAGCGCGCGGCAAAAATCGTCCTGGACACCATGCATAGGCCCTGA
- the cimA gene encoding citramalate synthase, which produces MNTIQIYDTTLRDGTQSEELNLSTEDKLRIATKLDQLGVAYIEGGWPGSNPKDKRFFAEMQQYQLSTARLAAFGSTHAAKVSADNDANLLALIDSGASVMTIFGKTWDIHVTDALKITLERNLELIRDSLAFLRPHAKELFYDAEHFFDGYKKNADYAISCLGTALDSGADLLVLCDTNGGTLPEEIAAIMDAVRTRLPEARLGIHAHNDCELAVANSLAAVRHGAIQVQGTMNGYGERCGNANLCSIIANLELKMGYSCLPEGHLERLTDTSAFVAEVANLRCFKRQPYTGQSAFTHKGGVHVAAVRRNPRTYEHIEPELVGNKQRILLSDLAGQSNILFKAKQYGFELDKGDPFVLELLTELKNREDQGYEYSAAEASYELLVNRVLGRARNYFRLISFRIMDSVFTEGMDPFTEATVMLRVGGMIEHTAATGKGPVNAMDCALRKGLERFYPNLGEMRLLDFKVRVLTGSVREDGHGGTAAVVRVLIESGDQKSRWTTVGVSYNIIEASRQALEDSINYKLFKDDQKKLTQAIREI; this is translated from the coding sequence ATGAACACCATTCAAATCTACGACACCACCCTGCGTGACGGCACCCAGTCCGAGGAGCTCAATCTTTCGACAGAGGACAAGCTGCGCATCGCCACCAAGCTCGACCAGCTCGGGGTGGCCTACATCGAAGGCGGATGGCCCGGCTCCAATCCCAAGGACAAACGCTTTTTCGCGGAGATGCAGCAGTACCAGCTCAGCACGGCCAGGCTGGCGGCTTTCGGCTCAACCCATGCAGCCAAGGTCTCGGCGGACAACGACGCCAATCTGCTCGCGCTCATCGATTCCGGCGCTTCGGTAATGACCATCTTCGGCAAGACCTGGGACATCCACGTCACTGATGCCCTGAAAATCACCCTGGAGCGCAATCTCGAGCTCATCCGCGACTCCCTGGCCTTCCTGCGTCCCCACGCCAAAGAGCTCTTCTACGATGCCGAGCATTTCTTCGACGGCTACAAGAAGAACGCCGACTACGCCATCTCCTGCCTCGGCACGGCGCTGGATTCCGGAGCGGATCTCCTGGTGCTCTGCGACACCAACGGCGGCACCCTGCCGGAGGAGATCGCCGCCATCATGGACGCGGTGCGTACACGCCTGCCCGAAGCGCGCCTTGGCATCCACGCCCATAATGACTGCGAGCTGGCCGTGGCCAACTCACTGGCTGCCGTCCGTCACGGGGCCATCCAGGTCCAGGGCACCATGAACGGCTATGGGGAACGTTGCGGCAACGCCAACCTCTGTTCCATCATCGCCAACCTGGAACTCAAGATGGGATATTCCTGCCTGCCCGAGGGGCATCTGGAGCGTCTGACCGACACCTCGGCCTTTGTGGCCGAAGTGGCCAACCTGCGCTGCTTCAAGCGCCAGCCGTACACGGGGCAGTCGGCCTTCACGCACAAGGGCGGGGTGCATGTCGCCGCCGTGCGCCGCAACCCGCGCACCTACGAACACATCGAACCCGAACTGGTCGGCAACAAGCAACGCATCCTGCTCTCGGACCTGGCCGGGCAGTCCAACATCCTTTTCAAGGCCAAACAGTATGGATTCGAACTGGACAAGGGCGACCCGTTTGTCCTTGAACTGCTGACCGAACTCAAGAACCGCGAGGACCAGGGCTACGAATACTCGGCCGCCGAAGCATCCTACGAGCTTCTGGTCAACCGCGTGCTGGGACGGGCCCGCAACTATTTCAGACTGATCAGCTTTCGCATCATGGACTCGGTCTTCACCGAAGGAATGGACCCCTTCACCGAGGCCACGGTAATGCTGCGCGTCGGCGGCATGATCGAACACACGGCGGCCACGGGCAAGGGCCCGGTCAACGCCATGGACTGCGCCCTGCGCAAGGGTCTTGAGCGCTTCTACCCCAATCTTGGCGAAATGCGTCTCCTGGACTTCAAGGTGCGCGTCCTGACCGGATCGGTCCGCGAAGACGGGCACGGGGGGACAGCGGCCGTGGTGCGGGTGCTCATCGAATCGGGCGATCAAAAGAGCCGCTGGACCACGGTGGGCGTATCCTACAACATCATCGAGGCCAGCCGCCAGGCGCTGGAAGACTCAATCAATTACAAGCTCTTCAAGGACGACCAGAAAAAACTGACCCAGGCCATCCGGGAAATCTGA
- a CDS encoding phosphotransacetylase family protein yields the protein MVGIYVGATSGYSGKNMIAMGIGLKLQKEGYRVGYMKPVGALPQEKNGVLGDADAFFVQDILGLSENPALVTPVVVDQDFKMKAFTGKCEDLMPRIKTAYEELGKDKDVMIVAGSGSMYSGKYCGVDGISVVKSLGIKSIIIDRYVKELNYDYLIAMKELLGEQLLGVLLNDIPPVFKEELDSLLHPFMESKGIKILGKIPSDPLMGAIKVADLADRLGGKVITAQDKSERVVENFLIGTMQVENFMTHFRKSKKSAIIVGGDRSDVQLVALEGQCQCLVLTGNLYPNDIIMTRAEVLEVPIVVVRDDTFTVAKKMEAILSRHKLRDVIKIQHGSQLVSSIIDFQYMKESLGI from the coding sequence ATGGTAGGAATTTATGTAGGGGCGACGTCCGGTTATTCCGGGAAAAACATGATTGCCATGGGGATCGGGCTCAAGCTGCAAAAAGAGGGCTACCGGGTCGGGTACATGAAGCCGGTGGGTGCCTTGCCGCAGGAAAAGAACGGGGTGCTGGGCGACGCCGACGCGTTTTTTGTTCAGGACATCCTGGGTCTCTCCGAGAATCCCGCCCTGGTCACTCCCGTGGTCGTGGATCAGGATTTCAAGATGAAGGCCTTCACGGGCAAGTGCGAAGATCTGATGCCGCGCATCAAGACCGCCTACGAAGAGCTTGGCAAGGACAAGGACGTCATGATCGTGGCCGGTTCCGGCAGCATGTATTCGGGCAAGTACTGCGGTGTGGACGGGATCAGCGTGGTCAAGTCCCTCGGCATCAAGTCCATCATCATCGATCGCTACGTCAAAGAACTCAATTACGACTATCTCATCGCCATGAAGGAACTGCTCGGAGAGCAGCTTCTGGGCGTGCTTCTGAACGACATTCCCCCGGTCTTCAAGGAAGAGCTTGATTCGCTTCTGCATCCGTTCATGGAGAGCAAGGGCATCAAGATCCTGGGCAAGATTCCGTCCGATCCGCTCATGGGTGCCATCAAGGTCGCGGATTTGGCCGACCGTCTGGGCGGCAAGGTCATTACCGCCCAGGACAAGTCCGAGCGGGTGGTGGAGAATTTTCTGATCGGCACCATGCAGGTCGAAAATTTCATGACCCATTTCCGCAAGAGCAAGAAGTCCGCGATCATTGTCGGCGGAGACCGCTCCGATGTTCAGCTGGTCGCGCTGGAAGGGCAGTGCCAATGCCTGGTGCTGACCGGCAATCTATATCCCAACGATATCATCATGACCCGGGCCGAGGTCCTCGAAGTGCCCATCGTGGTCGTTCGCGACGACACCTTCACCGTGGCCAAGAAGATGGAAGCCATCCTGTCGCGGCACAAACTGCGTGACGTGATCAAAATCCAGCACGGCTCCCAGCTGGTCAGCTCCATCATTGATTTCCAGTACATGAAGGAAAGTCTTGGGATCTGA